The following proteins come from a genomic window of Micromonospora echinofusca:
- a CDS encoding DUF3427 domain-containing protein, with protein sequence MVMDLERGVYEHLITGELAGRLQHVDPALVQHQKLDPADAPDALARHIATLALRALHAVPSGDDKLHRQIKLANRIADAIASGSPQASTAQDQVTDAKHLLHAIAAPPTPPAQPAFPQRPTTPLSTGALLVNGRHQPRIGHEVTHEMASAEQVDLLCAFIKWYGLRIVEPAIRELIARGGKLRVITTTYLGATDQRALDRLAELGAEIKVSYETRTTRLHAKAWLFRRGNGMSTAYVGSSNLSKTALIDGVEWNVRVSNVEQPHVINTFTATFEDYWNDPAFEDYDATRDAERLRNALSGERREDSPTQIANLDVRPYPYQAEILADLDAERQVHGRHRNLVVMATGTGKTVVAALDFRRLQRKGQVDSLLFVAHQEQILTQSLATFRQVMLDGSFGETLVGGKTPTRWRHVFASIQSLHRREIDPEAYDMVIVDEFHHAEAPTYARLLERLRPRVLLGLTATPDRADGRDVRRWFDGRVAVELHLWEALERQLLAPFQYFGLHDDVDLSRLRWKRGQGYDIGELDGLYTGNDARARLVLKAVRDTVDVDRMRALGFCVSIAHARFMAEWFTRHGVPSAAVTSQVDRPVQHDLLREFKAGKLRVLFTVDLFNEGVDLPMVDTILMLRPTESATIFLQQLGRGLRLDDDKPCLTVLDFIGGQHANFRFDLRWRALTGVSRREIRDAVEQGFPSLPSGCHIQLDPVARRVVLDNLRTVMPTSKNGLLAELRHLGDVSLAGFLRETGVEIEDVYRSATIGGWTGLRRLAGLEPSTPGPDDRELGRAIGRMLHLDDPDRLALLTRVAAGDRPGAGRLWDMLHFDLWGPNVPLTSRDERLTRLWAEPARCAELRQVAEVLRERIHRVTPQPLSAEVPLRVHARYSRNEACAAFGMPNPGSLREGVKWLPDAKADLFFVTLVKSEAHYSPTTMYADRAITDSLFQWESQSTTSSASVTGQRYIHHASRGSTVHLFVRETRVADRDLGAPAYLYAGPMTYREHTGDRPIRIIWRLAHALPADVYATARTIAA encoded by the coding sequence ATGGTGATGGATCTTGAGCGGGGCGTTTACGAGCACCTCATCACCGGCGAGCTGGCTGGCCGCCTCCAGCACGTCGACCCCGCCCTCGTCCAGCATCAAAAGCTCGACCCCGCCGACGCGCCCGACGCCCTCGCCCGTCACATCGCCACCCTGGCCCTCCGCGCCCTGCACGCCGTCCCCAGCGGCGACGACAAGCTCCACCGCCAGATCAAACTCGCCAACCGCATCGCCGACGCCATCGCCTCCGGGAGCCCGCAGGCGTCGACGGCACAGGACCAGGTGACCGACGCCAAGCACCTCCTGCACGCCATCGCCGCCCCACCCACCCCGCCCGCGCAACCAGCCTTCCCCCAACGCCCCACCACCCCGCTCTCCACCGGCGCGCTGCTGGTCAACGGCCGCCACCAGCCCCGCATCGGCCACGAGGTCACCCACGAAATGGCCTCGGCGGAGCAGGTCGACCTGCTCTGCGCGTTCATCAAGTGGTACGGCCTGCGCATCGTCGAGCCCGCCATCCGCGAGCTGATCGCCCGGGGCGGCAAGCTGCGCGTCATCACCACGACCTACCTGGGCGCGACCGATCAGCGGGCCCTCGACCGGCTCGCCGAGCTGGGCGCCGAGATCAAGGTGTCCTACGAGACCAGGACCACCCGGCTGCACGCCAAGGCGTGGCTGTTCCGCCGGGGCAACGGCATGAGCACCGCGTACGTCGGATCGTCCAACCTGTCGAAGACCGCGCTGATCGACGGCGTGGAGTGGAACGTACGCGTCTCCAACGTCGAGCAGCCGCACGTCATCAACACGTTCACCGCCACGTTCGAGGACTATTGGAACGACCCGGCGTTCGAGGACTACGACGCCACCCGGGACGCCGAGCGGCTGCGGAACGCCCTCAGCGGGGAGCGGCGCGAGGACTCGCCGACGCAGATCGCCAACCTGGACGTGCGTCCGTACCCGTACCAGGCGGAGATCCTCGCCGACCTCGACGCCGAGCGCCAGGTGCACGGCCGGCACCGGAACCTGGTGGTGATGGCGACCGGCACCGGCAAGACGGTCGTCGCGGCGCTGGACTTCCGGCGCCTGCAACGCAAGGGCCAGGTCGACTCGTTGCTCTTCGTCGCCCACCAGGAGCAGATCCTCACCCAGAGCCTGGCGACGTTCCGGCAGGTGATGCTCGACGGCAGCTTCGGCGAAACGCTGGTCGGGGGCAAGACCCCGACCAGGTGGCGGCACGTCTTCGCCTCCATCCAGTCGCTACACCGGCGGGAGATCGACCCCGAGGCGTACGACATGGTGATCGTCGACGAGTTCCACCACGCGGAGGCACCGACGTACGCCCGGCTGTTGGAGCGGCTTCGGCCGCGCGTACTGCTGGGGCTTACGGCGACCCCCGACCGGGCCGACGGTCGGGATGTGCGGCGGTGGTTCGACGGCCGCGTGGCGGTGGAGCTGCACCTGTGGGAGGCGTTGGAGCGGCAGTTGCTCGCGCCGTTCCAGTATTTCGGGCTGCACGACGACGTGGACCTGTCGCGGCTGCGCTGGAAGCGCGGCCAGGGGTACGACATCGGCGAGCTTGACGGCCTCTACACCGGCAACGACGCGCGGGCGCGGCTGGTGCTGAAGGCGGTACGCGACACGGTCGACGTGGACCGGATGCGGGCGCTCGGGTTCTGCGTGAGCATCGCCCACGCCCGCTTCATGGCGGAGTGGTTCACCCGGCACGGGGTTCCGTCGGCGGCGGTGACCTCCCAGGTCGACCGGCCCGTGCAGCATGATCTGCTGCGGGAGTTCAAGGCCGGCAAGCTGCGGGTGCTCTTCACCGTCGACCTGTTCAACGAGGGCGTCGACCTGCCGATGGTCGACACGATCCTGATGCTGCGGCCCACCGAGAGCGCCACGATCTTCCTCCAGCAGCTCGGCCGTGGGCTGCGCCTGGACGACGACAAGCCCTGCCTGACGGTGCTCGACTTCATCGGTGGGCAGCACGCCAACTTCCGCTTCGACCTGCGCTGGCGCGCCCTGACCGGGGTCAGCCGCCGGGAGATCAGGGATGCCGTCGAGCAGGGCTTCCCGTCGCTGCCCAGCGGCTGCCACATCCAACTCGACCCGGTCGCCCGCAGGGTCGTGCTCGACAACCTGCGTACCGTCATGCCGACCTCGAAGAACGGCCTGCTGGCGGAGCTACGCCATCTCGGGGACGTCAGCCTCGCCGGGTTCCTGCGGGAGACCGGCGTGGAGATCGAGGACGTCTACCGGTCGGCGACCATCGGCGGATGGACCGGGCTGCGGCGGCTCGCCGGGCTGGAGCCGTCCACGCCGGGGCCGGACGACCGGGAGCTGGGCCGGGCCATCGGGCGGATGCTGCACCTCGACGACCCGGACCGGCTGGCCCTGCTGACCCGGGTGGCGGCGGGCGACCGGCCCGGTGCCGGACGGCTGTGGGACATGCTCCACTTCGACCTGTGGGGGCCGAACGTGCCGCTGACCTCGCGGGACGAGCGGCTGACGCGGCTCTGGGCCGAGCCGGCACGCTGCGCCGAGCTGCGGCAGGTGGCCGAGGTGCTGCGCGAGCGGATCCACCGGGTCACGCCGCAGCCGCTGTCGGCGGAGGTGCCGCTGCGGGTGCACGCCCGCTACAGCCGCAACGAGGCGTGCGCGGCCTTCGGCATGCCGAACCCGGGTTCGCTGCGCGAGGGCGTGAAGTGGCTGCCCGACGCCAAGGCGGATCTCTTCTTCGTCACCCTGGTCAAGTCGGAGGCGCACTACTCTCCCACCACCATGTACGCCGACCGGGCCATCACCGACAGCCTGTTCCAGTGGGAGTCGCAGAGCACCACGTCGTCGGCGTCGGTGACCGGTCAGCGCTACATCCACCACGCCTCGCGCGGCTCGACGGTGCACCTGTTCGTACGGGAGACCCGGGTCGCGGACCGGGACCTGGGCGCGCCGGCCTACCTCTACGCCGGCCCGATGACCTATCGGGAGCACACCGGCGACCGGCCCATCCGGATCATCTGGCGACTGGCGCACGCCCTCCCCGCCGACGTGTACGCCACCGCCCGCACCATCGCCGCATGA
- a CDS encoding phosphorothioated DNA-binding restriction endonuclease, translating into MSIRQEVLDRLTSLRLHQQRGRRAPHKPLLVLLALGQLDRGGSSELAWSQTQERLSDLIAEFGPASKTGRAQSAAYPFTRLRSDGVWTLNRDVPMDLVGPLAAHDVVGRLDAATESALRKDPDLVRRVARALVEQHFPPTIAPDVLTAAGLDPDDILQAPGVMPVPARRRDASWRVAVLQAWDRQCAFCGYDGQLGHASVGVEAAHVRWWAFDGPDSPDNGLALCVLHHKLFDFGALGLDGDLRIEVSAAFTARTPAGRSTYDLHGRMLQPRPGTQVPAIVHIS; encoded by the coding sequence ATGAGCATCCGCCAGGAGGTGTTGGACCGGCTGACCTCGCTGCGACTGCATCAGCAGCGTGGCCGACGCGCACCGCACAAGCCACTGCTGGTGTTGCTGGCACTCGGCCAGCTCGACCGGGGAGGATCCAGCGAGCTGGCGTGGTCGCAGACGCAGGAGCGGCTCAGCGACCTGATCGCGGAGTTCGGCCCGGCGTCGAAGACGGGGCGGGCGCAGAGCGCCGCGTACCCGTTCACCCGGCTCCGCAGCGACGGCGTGTGGACGCTGAACCGGGACGTGCCGATGGATCTGGTCGGACCGTTGGCGGCCCACGACGTGGTAGGCCGCCTCGATGCCGCCACCGAATCCGCCCTACGCAAGGACCCCGATCTGGTACGGCGCGTCGCCCGCGCCCTGGTGGAGCAGCACTTTCCGCCCACCATCGCGCCCGACGTGCTCACCGCCGCCGGGCTCGATCCCGACGACATCCTCCAGGCGCCGGGCGTCATGCCAGTTCCCGCGCGGCGGCGTGATGCCTCCTGGCGGGTGGCGGTACTCCAGGCATGGGACAGGCAGTGCGCGTTCTGCGGGTACGACGGCCAACTCGGCCACGCCTCGGTTGGGGTGGAGGCGGCGCACGTGCGCTGGTGGGCCTTCGACGGCCCGGACAGCCCCGACAACGGCCTGGCTCTCTGCGTGCTGCACCACAAGCTGTTCGACTTTGGCGCGCTGGGCCTCGACGGTGACCTGCGAATTGAGGTGTCGGCCGCCTTCACCGCCCGTACGCCGGCGGGTCGGTCGACCTATGACCTGCACGGCAGGATGTTGCAGCCTCGCCCCGGGACGCAGGTTCCCGCTATCGTGCACATCTCCTGA
- a CDS encoding helix-turn-helix domain-containing protein, translating into MSDRVDWNDLRDRRMAEPGAAEAYEVTRIAFELGQEVRHLREHKGWSQSQLAKSAGMTQPAVARFEAGGTVPTLPVLECFARALSMKLDVRFAPDADAT; encoded by the coding sequence ATGAGCGATCGCGTCGACTGGAACGACCTGCGTGATCGCCGAATGGCGGAGCCCGGAGCCGCCGAGGCTTACGAGGTGACGCGCATCGCCTTCGAGCTTGGGCAAGAGGTGCGGCACCTGAGGGAACACAAGGGGTGGAGCCAGAGTCAGTTAGCGAAGTCTGCGGGAATGACCCAGCCCGCCGTGGCCCGGTTCGAGGCTGGCGGCACCGTGCCAACCCTGCCGGTACTGGAGTGTTTCGCACGTGCGCTTAGCATGAAATTGGATGTCAGATTCGCTCCGGACGCAGACGCTACCTGA
- a CDS encoding macro domain-containing protein translates to MISIRHGDLLDADVEALVNPVNTVGVMGRGLALAFKQAHPANFTAYRAACAAGTVRLGRMFVYDSGTPGRHRYVVNFPTKGHWRSSSRLADIEAGLPDLVRVLRDNCIASVAVPALGCGNGGLDWAEVRPLIEAALADLPSVQTFLHEPG, encoded by the coding sequence GTGATCAGCATTCGGCACGGCGACCTGCTCGACGCGGACGTCGAGGCACTCGTCAATCCCGTCAACACCGTCGGCGTGATGGGCAGGGGCCTCGCCCTGGCCTTCAAGCAGGCCCATCCCGCGAACTTCACCGCATACCGCGCGGCCTGCGCAGCAGGCACCGTCCGTCTCGGACGGATGTTCGTGTACGACTCGGGCACGCCGGGCCGGCACCGCTACGTCGTCAACTTCCCGACCAAGGGTCACTGGCGCTCGTCGTCCCGCCTTGCCGACATCGAGGCCGGGCTGCCCGATCTGGTACGCGTCCTGCGCGACAACTGCATCGCCTCGGTGGCGGTGCCGGCGCTCGGCTGCGGCAACGGCGGCCTCGACTGGGCCGAGGTCCGCCCCCTGATCGAAGCAGCTCTCGCCGACCTGCCGAGCGTGCAGACGTTTCTGCACGAACCCGGATGA
- a CDS encoding DUF3592 domain-containing protein, with amino-acid sequence MFFRFFHRKWVKAMGRVLDSRLHSVQNSHAKWAFIVQFVGPDGQKTRLEVMGDSRTLGVAVGATVPLLVSPDGKKAVFDRTDPQINATEVVKSRKKAEEERFRRQLEN; translated from the coding sequence ATGTTCTTTCGCTTCTTTCACCGCAAATGGGTCAAGGCCATGGGGCGCGTGCTCGACTCGCGGCTCCACAGCGTCCAGAACTCGCATGCGAAGTGGGCCTTCATTGTCCAGTTCGTGGGGCCGGACGGGCAAAAAACCAGGCTCGAGGTCATGGGGGACTCCCGCACCCTCGGGGTCGCAGTTGGCGCCACAGTGCCGCTGCTCGTGAGCCCCGACGGAAAGAAGGCAGTCTTCGACAGGACCGATCCGCAGATCAACGCGACGGAGGTCGTCAAGAGCCGTAAGAAGGCCGAGGAGGAGCGCTTCCGCAGACAGCTTGAAAACTGA
- a CDS encoding aminoglycoside phosphotransferase family protein — translation MSRSVTLVLVDAAGAPLGVLPPFDVPSPWWQEVGPVVAEARRRYGVEVAVLRLLTGDAPQPMGGSVTYLAQVDGPPATPLVPATLDLSADPLRAPYAEPGGPARSLAWATAELRRLGCPAEAVTQQRTWNLSAVWRLDGPGGTAWLKQVPAFFRHEAAVLRWLGRAAPGRTSTLLADDGDGRMLIAHVPGEDRYGAPIEERLAMAAAFHPVQVRSVPDVADLVAAGVPDLRADALPGWIRDRLAGHDASSVRALLAGLDARLDEVRGCGLPDTLVHGDLHPGNVRADAGRHVVIDWGDAFVGHPAFDALRLAEGLADDVAAPVLAEWCARWRAEVPGCEPERAVELLRPVAALRLAAVYAMFLDGIEASERIYHATDVDRYLQQALAPAAR, via the coding sequence GTGTCCCGCTCCGTCACCCTCGTCCTGGTCGACGCCGCTGGCGCCCCGCTGGGCGTGCTGCCGCCCTTCGACGTCCCGTCGCCCTGGTGGCAGGAGGTCGGCCCCGTCGTGGCCGAGGCCCGCCGACGGTACGGCGTGGAGGTGGCCGTGCTCCGCCTGCTGACCGGCGACGCGCCGCAGCCGATGGGCGGCTCGGTCACGTACCTCGCACAGGTCGACGGGCCGCCCGCCACGCCGCTCGTACCGGCGACGCTCGACCTGTCGGCGGACCCGCTGCGCGCCCCCTACGCCGAGCCCGGCGGCCCGGCGCGCAGCCTCGCGTGGGCGACGGCCGAGCTGCGGCGGCTCGGCTGCCCGGCGGAGGCCGTCACCCAGCAGCGCACCTGGAACCTGTCGGCCGTCTGGCGGCTCGACGGGCCGGGCGGGACGGCCTGGCTGAAGCAGGTGCCGGCGTTCTTCCGGCACGAGGCGGCCGTGCTGCGCTGGCTCGGCCGGGCCGCGCCGGGGAGGACGTCGACGCTGCTCGCGGACGACGGCGACGGCCGGATGCTGATCGCGCACGTGCCCGGCGAGGACCGTTACGGGGCGCCGATCGAGGAGCGGCTGGCGATGGCCGCCGCCTTCCATCCGGTGCAGGTGCGGTCCGTCCCGGACGTGGCGGACCTGGTCGCGGCGGGCGTACCCGACCTGCGCGCCGACGCCCTGCCCGGCTGGATCCGCGATCGGCTGGCCGGCCACGACGCCTCGTCGGTGCGGGCGCTGCTGGCGGGGCTGGATGCGCGGCTCGACGAGGTACGCGGGTGCGGGCTGCCGGACACCCTCGTGCACGGCGACCTGCACCCCGGCAACGTACGCGCCGACGCCGGGCGGCACGTGGTCATCGACTGGGGCGACGCGTTCGTGGGACACCCGGCGTTCGACGCGCTGCGGCTGGCCGAGGGGCTCGCGGACGACGTCGCCGCCCCGGTGCTCGCCGAGTGGTGCGCGCGGTGGCGGGCCGAGGTGCCGGGGTGCGAGCCGGAGCGGGCCGTGGAGCTGCTGCGGCCGGTCGCGGCGCTGCGGCTGGCGGCGGTGTACGCGATGTTCCTCGACGGCATCGAGGCGAGCGAACGGATCTACCACGCCACGGACGTCGACAGATACCTGCAGCAGGCGCTCGCACCCGCTGCCCGGTGA
- a CDS encoding multidrug effflux MFS transporter has protein sequence MPHATAPPVRPGERVAAPTGRAAVVLLVLLGTLTAVGPLSLDTYLPAFPEMTGDLSASQARIQLSLTTCLIGMALGQLVTGPLSDRFGRRRPVLVGVAAYTLLSLVCAAVPTAETLAAARLAQGFAGGMGVVVARAVVRDLYSGREAAKYFSRLILVFGVAPMAAPAFGSLVLRFGDWRTVFVALAVIGALLAAAVAWRLPETLPAARRSTGGLAATAAAGRSLFADRIFLGYALAQGLAFAALFAYISGSSFVFQDVFGVSAGAFSLIFGVNALALVAAGQLNARLLDRFAPRTLLLRPLGVGLLAAAVLLAGALLGSLPLVAVALFVFMGSLGMVMPNGTALALDRHPAHAGTAAALLGTIQSLVGAMAAPLVGLGGEGSAVPMAVVLAGAAAASLAVVGTLARARR, from the coding sequence ATGCCGCACGCCACCGCGCCACCCGTACGACCGGGCGAGCGCGTCGCCGCGCCCACCGGGCGGGCCGCCGTCGTGCTGCTGGTGCTGCTCGGCACGCTCACCGCCGTCGGGCCGCTCTCCCTGGACACCTACCTGCCGGCGTTCCCGGAGATGACCGGCGACCTGTCCGCCAGCCAGGCGCGGATCCAGCTCTCGCTGACCACCTGCCTCATCGGCATGGCCCTCGGCCAGCTCGTCACCGGTCCGCTCAGCGACCGCTTCGGGCGGCGCCGGCCCGTGCTGGTGGGCGTCGCCGCGTACACCCTGCTGTCGTTGGTGTGCGCGGCCGTGCCGACAGCCGAGACCCTGGCGGCGGCGCGCCTCGCGCAGGGCTTCGCCGGCGGCATGGGCGTCGTCGTCGCCCGCGCCGTCGTCCGCGACCTCTACTCCGGGCGCGAGGCCGCCAAGTACTTCTCCCGGCTCATCCTGGTCTTCGGCGTCGCCCCGATGGCCGCGCCGGCCTTCGGCAGCCTGGTGCTGCGCTTCGGGGACTGGCGTACCGTCTTCGTCGCCCTCGCGGTGATCGGCGCGCTGCTCGCCGCCGCCGTCGCGTGGCGGCTGCCGGAGACGCTGCCCGCCGCGCGGCGCAGCACCGGCGGCCTCGCCGCCACGGCCGCCGCCGGTCGCTCGCTCTTCGCCGACCGGATCTTCCTGGGGTACGCGCTGGCGCAGGGCCTCGCCTTCGCCGCGCTCTTCGCCTACATCTCCGGGTCGTCCTTCGTCTTCCAGGACGTCTTCGGCGTCTCGGCCGGCGCGTTCAGCCTCATCTTCGGCGTCAACGCGCTCGCCCTGGTCGCCGCCGGCCAGCTCAACGCCCGCCTGCTGGACCGCTTCGCGCCCCGCACCCTGCTGCTGCGCCCGCTGGGCGTGGGGCTGCTGGCCGCCGCCGTCCTGCTCGCCGGCGCGCTGCTCGGCAGCCTGCCGCTGGTGGCCGTCGCGCTCTTCGTCTTCATGGGCTCCCTCGGCATGGTGATGCCGAACGGCACCGCGCTCGCCCTGGACCGGCACCCCGCCCACGCCGGGACGGCCGCCGCGCTGCTCGGCACCATCCAGTCGCTGGTGGGCGCGATGGCCGCCCCGCTGGTCGGGCTGGGCGGCGAGGGCAGCGCCGTCCCGATGGCCGTGGTGCTCGCCGGGGCGGCGGCCGCCTCCCTCGCCGTCGTCGGCACCCTGGCCCGCGCCCGCCGTTAA
- a CDS encoding MarR family transcriptional regulator, producing MLRRTAIQRVGRTALPDAQVEVLRLVQRWPGIGVREAAERLGTAPNTVSTLVGELTTAGLLRRERDPADRRTVRLDLTDAARERMAAYGRHRRDLLAAALAELDGADRETLLAAAPALRRLADRMTARD from the coding sequence ATGCTGCGCCGGACCGCCATCCAGCGGGTCGGCCGCACCGCCCTGCCGGACGCCCAGGTGGAGGTGCTGCGGCTCGTGCAGCGGTGGCCGGGAATCGGCGTCCGTGAGGCCGCCGAGCGACTCGGCACCGCGCCGAACACGGTCAGCACCCTCGTCGGCGAGCTGACCACCGCCGGCCTGCTGCGCCGGGAGCGCGACCCGGCCGACCGCCGCACCGTCCGGTTGGATCTGACCGACGCGGCCCGGGAGCGGATGGCCGCGTACGGGCGGCACCGGCGCGACCTGCTCGCCGCCGCCCTGGCCGAGCTGGACGGCGCGGACCGCGAGACGCTGCTCGCCGCCGCCCCCGCCCTGCGCCGCCTCGCCGACCGGATGACGGCACGGGACTGA
- a CDS encoding VOC family protein — protein MEQRISLVTLGVADVARARAFYERLGWHGQEVEQTVFFQAGGLALVLWSREKLAADAGVHDLGAGGFGGTTLAQNVRSRDEVDELLTAAADAGARVTVPARETFYGGYAGCFADPDGHVWEIAWNPGLPLGPDGALTIPDLGAGAGPAEAGSGPE, from the coding sequence ATGGAGCAGCGGATCAGCCTCGTGACGCTCGGCGTCGCCGACGTGGCCAGGGCACGCGCCTTCTACGAGCGGCTCGGCTGGCACGGCCAGGAGGTCGAGCAGACCGTCTTCTTCCAGGCCGGCGGCCTGGCGCTGGTGCTGTGGAGCCGGGAGAAGCTGGCCGCCGACGCGGGCGTTCACGACCTGGGCGCGGGTGGCTTCGGCGGGACGACGCTGGCGCAGAACGTCCGCTCCCGGGACGAGGTCGACGAGCTGCTGACGGCGGCGGCCGACGCCGGGGCGCGGGTGACCGTGCCGGCGCGCGAGACCTTCTACGGCGGCTACGCCGGCTGCTTCGCCGACCCCGACGGGCACGTCTGGGAGATCGCCTGGAACCCGGGCCTCCCCCTCGGCCCCGACGGCGCCCTCACCATCCCCGACCTCGGTGCTGGTGCCGGTCCCGCCGAGGCCGGCAGCGGCCCGGAGTGA
- a CDS encoding WapI family immunity protein, with amino-acid sequence MEIRSDDGARVRIRPVGYQPGVEPPDDPDEAAEWDDWLLVETDARTADGQAWSHLEPCLTVAEAYALAGWLRQQAETTSDPAEPLAVARFTEPNLAFRTRVLRRRRLALTVEFAYESLPPWMRRQPSGAVYPLTLTVSADALSMAAEQWARETDAYPHRATC; translated from the coding sequence ATGGAGATCCGCTCCGACGACGGCGCCCGGGTGAGGATCCGGCCCGTGGGCTACCAGCCCGGGGTCGAGCCGCCGGACGACCCGGACGAGGCGGCGGAGTGGGACGACTGGCTGCTCGTCGAGACCGACGCCCGCACCGCCGACGGGCAGGCCTGGTCGCATCTCGAACCCTGCCTGACGGTGGCCGAGGCGTACGCGCTGGCGGGCTGGCTGCGGCAGCAGGCCGAGACGACCAGCGACCCGGCGGAGCCCTTGGCGGTGGCCCGCTTCACCGAGCCGAACCTGGCCTTCCGCACCCGGGTGCTGCGGCGTCGCCGGCTGGCGCTGACCGTCGAGTTCGCGTACGAGTCGCTGCCGCCGTGGATGCGGCGCCAGCCGTCGGGCGCGGTCTACCCGCTGACGCTCACCGTCTCCGCCGACGCCCTCTCCATGGCCGCCGAGCAGTGGGCGCGGGAAACCGACGCGTACCCCCACCGCGCCACCTGCTGA
- the yidD gene encoding membrane protein insertion efficiency factor YidD, whose product MIYLPSDGRRKKKSRFDNCDACNCDIPCCDLGLFSTLLTLGALAARLVSPGRTSAPSTVAAGPTVAAGPTVAAGRAPLVDRAGRAAILGYRRWLSHRWPGQCRFTPTCSAYGLAVVERHGLAVGGRMAADRVRRCRPDVPRGTHDPVR is encoded by the coding sequence GTGATCTACCTCCCGAGCGACGGGCGTCGCAAGAAGAAGAGCCGCTTCGACAACTGCGACGCCTGCAACTGCGACATTCCCTGCTGCGACCTGGGGCTCTTCTCCACCCTGCTGACCCTGGGCGCGCTGGCCGCCCGGCTCGTCTCGCCCGGCCGGACCTCGGCGCCGTCGACCGTCGCCGCCGGGCCCACCGTCGCGGCCGGACCCACCGTCGCCGCCGGGCGGGCGCCGCTGGTGGACCGGGCCGGACGGGCCGCGATCCTGGGCTACCGGCGCTGGCTGTCGCACCGCTGGCCCGGGCAGTGCCGCTTCACCCCGACGTGCAGCGCGTACGGGCTCGCCGTCGTCGAGCGGCACGGGCTGGCCGTCGGCGGGCGGATGGCCGCCGACCGGGTGCGCCGCTGCCGGCCCGACGTGCCGCGCGGCACCCACGACCCGGTGCGCTGA